A stretch of Desulfovibrio subterraneus DNA encodes these proteins:
- a CDS encoding desulfoferrodoxin yields MPNFLEVYKCKHCGNMVEVLVGGGAELVCCGEEMQLQAEGTVDAAKEKHVPVIEKTPNGFKVKVGAVAHPMEEKHWIQWIELVADGVSYTKFLKPGEAPEAEFCISATKVTAREYCNLHGHWKAEL; encoded by the coding sequence ATGCCTAATTTCCTTGAAGTCTACAAGTGCAAGCACTGTGGTAACATGGTTGAAGTTCTGGTCGGCGGCGGTGCCGAACTTGTATGCTGTGGCGAAGAAATGCAGCTTCAGGCCGAAGGCACTGTTGACGCAGCCAAGGAAAAGCACGTACCTGTCATCGAGAAGACCCCCAACGGCTTCAAGGTGAAGGTGGGCGCTGTTGCTCATCCCATGGAAGAGAAGCACTGGATTCAGTGGATCGAGCTGGTTGCCGACGGCGTAAGCTACACCAAGTTCCTGAAGCCCGGCGAAGCTCCGGAAGCAGAATTCTGCATCTCCGCAACCAAGGTCACTGCCCGCGAATACTGCAACCTGCACGGCCACTGGAAGGCTGAGCTGTAA
- a CDS encoding double-cubane-cluster-containing anaerobic reductase → MSNAAYKEMWEKLDLDIDAHDGLLAVLGKFYGDIYMSQQGRLKGMEYLDFVLSEVHGLRVKELQDAKAEGRKIIGTFCVFVPEELTLAANAVHVGLCAGADAGTEQAEKLVPRNTCALIKSFIGFKLARLCPYTESCDMVVGETTCDGKKKAYEAFAEHVNMHVMELPQTKSASARELFRSEVLRFKSELESLTGVTITPDKLAKGIKIVNDKRRALQRLSALRAANPAPISGRDALLINQVSFYDDPVRFTQSVNALCDEMEARIERGEGVVPEKTARLLLSGCPMAVPNWKLPYVMESSGAVIVGEESCIGTRNTRDLVDESADSLDAMIDAIVDRYMRIDCACFTPNTERLDNVVSMAKELKADGVVHYSLMFCQPYAHEALKVDSALREAGIPMLSIETDYSMEDVEQLKTRIEAFVEMVK, encoded by the coding sequence ATGAGTAACGCTGCGTACAAGGAAATGTGGGAAAAGCTGGATCTTGATATCGATGCCCACGACGGCCTGCTTGCCGTGCTGGGCAAATTTTACGGCGATATTTACATGTCCCAGCAGGGTCGCCTGAAAGGGATGGAGTATCTCGATTTCGTGCTGAGTGAAGTGCACGGGCTGCGCGTGAAGGAATTGCAGGACGCCAAGGCCGAGGGGCGCAAGATCATCGGCACCTTCTGCGTGTTTGTGCCGGAAGAGCTGACCCTTGCCGCCAACGCCGTGCACGTGGGCCTGTGTGCCGGTGCGGACGCAGGAACAGAGCAGGCAGAAAAGCTGGTACCCCGCAACACCTGCGCACTTATCAAATCCTTTATCGGTTTCAAGCTGGCACGCCTGTGTCCGTATACCGAATCCTGTGACATGGTCGTGGGCGAAACCACCTGCGACGGCAAGAAAAAGGCATATGAAGCCTTTGCCGAGCATGTGAACATGCACGTTATGGAACTGCCCCAGACCAAGAGTGCCAGCGCCCGCGAACTGTTCCGTTCCGAAGTGCTGCGCTTCAAGAGCGAGCTGGAAAGCCTGACCGGTGTGACCATAACCCCCGATAAGCTTGCCAAGGGCATCAAAATCGTCAACGACAAGCGTCGCGCATTGCAGCGTCTTTCCGCTCTGCGGGCGGCCAACCCCGCGCCCATTTCCGGACGCGATGCCCTGCTTATCAATCAGGTTTCGTTCTATGACGATCCGGTGCGCTTTACCCAGTCTGTGAACGCGCTGTGCGACGAGATGGAAGCCCGCATCGAACGCGGCGAGGGTGTGGTGCCGGAAAAGACGGCCCGTCTGCTGCTTTCCGGCTGTCCCATGGCCGTGCCGAACTGGAAGCTGCCTTATGTGATGGAAAGCTCCGGCGCGGTGATCGTGGGCGAGGAATCGTGCATCGGCACCCGCAACACCCGCGATCTGGTTGATGAGTCTGCCGATTCGCTGGACGCCATGATCGACGCCATTGTGGACCGCTATATGCGCATAGACTGTGCCTGCTTTACCCCCAATACCGAGCGCCTCGACAATGTGGTGAGCATGGCCAAGGAACTGAAGGCCGACGGCGTGGTGCATTATTCCCTCATGTTCTGCCAGCCCTATGCACACGAGGCCCTCAAGGTGGACAGCGCCCTGCGTGAAGCCGGTATTCCCATGCTTTCCATTGAAACCGACTACAGCATGGAAGACGTGGAACAGCTGAAGACCCGTATTGAAGCCTTTGTGGAAATGGTGAAATAG
- a CDS encoding acyl-CoA dehydratase activase, with translation MRIAGIDIGSRSMELVVREPDSASGWTTTVQRRLPTTFDPVRQCRLLLEDCMPDRIVATGYGRALVQDMDLGVPVETVTEIRAHALGACHHFPQARTVLDIGGQDTKAIALLPGGKVGRFEMNDRCAAGTGKFLEYTATVFQMDVASFGAYAMLGTEAPVINSMCTVFAETEATSLMAQGVKPENIALGLHQSIVRRTVNMLRRVGLEFPLVFAGGVANNPCIRDLLARELGADSGSLLIPDEPDMGGALGAALWGATSLG, from the coding sequence GTGCGCATTGCCGGGATAGATATCGGCTCGCGGTCCATGGAACTTGTGGTTCGCGAGCCGGATTCAGCCTCAGGCTGGACCACGACGGTGCAGCGCCGTCTGCCCACAACCTTTGACCCCGTGCGCCAGTGCCGTCTTCTGCTGGAAGACTGTATGCCGGACAGAATAGTGGCTACGGGGTACGGGCGCGCGCTGGTGCAGGATATGGATCTGGGCGTGCCTGTTGAGACCGTTACTGAAATCCGGGCGCATGCGCTCGGGGCCTGCCATCATTTCCCGCAGGCGCGCACGGTGCTGGACATAGGCGGGCAGGACACCAAGGCCATTGCCCTGCTGCCGGGAGGCAAGGTCGGCCGTTTTGAAATGAACGACCGCTGCGCCGCCGGAACCGGCAAGTTCCTTGAATACACGGCCACCGTATTCCAGATGGATGTGGCCTCGTTCGGTGCATACGCCATGCTCGGCACCGAGGCACCCGTCATCAACTCCATGTGCACGGTGTTTGCGGAAACCGAGGCCACGTCGCTCATGGCGCAGGGGGTGAAGCCGGAGAATATTGCCCTAGGCCTGCACCAGTCCATTGTCAGGCGCACGGTGAACATGCTTCGGCGGGTGGGGCTGGAGTTCCCCCTGGTCTTTGCGGGCGGGGTGGCGAACAACCCCTGCATCCGTGATCTGCTGGCCAGAGAACTGGGGGCGGATAGCGGTTCCCTGCTCATTCCGGACGAGCCGGATATGGGCGGAGCACTGGGCGCTGCCCTGTGGGGGGCAACGAGCCTCGGCTGA
- a CDS encoding PilZ domain-containing protein, with protein MSASHVDRRKHSRLELKAYGFRHVCRVQHGGRNLEVHLIDISPGGARIRFLNGADTRPAIQAAVYFDTMLNMNGVKLNGLGSSVRWVSGDECGLMFERELELAASDLQLLLNPA; from the coding sequence ATGAGCGCATCACACGTTGATCGCAGAAAACATTCGCGGCTGGAACTCAAAGCTTACGGCTTCAGACATGTGTGCCGGGTGCAGCACGGGGGCAGAAATCTGGAAGTGCATCTTATCGACATAAGCCCCGGCGGAGCCAGGATACGCTTTCTCAATGGTGCGGACACGCGTCCGGCCATACAGGCTGCAGTGTACTTTGATACCATGCTGAACATGAACGGGGTGAAGCTGAACGGGCTTGGCAGCTCGGTACGCTGGGTAAGCGGGGATGAATGCGGCCTCATGTTCGAGCGCGAGCTTGAACTCGCCGCCTCGGACCTGCAGTTGCTGCTCAATCCTGCTTAG
- a CDS encoding methyl-accepting chemotaxis protein, whose amino-acid sequence MKREEYHGASVMCKGLAIALFMGLGLPRSVQAAVGGVETATLTTGVVAVVCCVLALAGWLKYVGASRREARLLACIDRMAEGRIAAGSASVIGADDVSGLKKEQILLVERLVSAVSALREEGGRSAREAGELRALSEKYRKGIAETRELAELARCKGLLNSSETLDGSISGIRAARAELQKAARSANEGSARQQEMAGEATVAMEQMNAAVQQVAEASEAAASHSDTTRARAQEGAVSVEQTVQAITDVHAQTQALESVVNGLGAKADAVDEVMEIISSIADQTNLLALNAAIEAARAGDAGRGFAVVADEVRKLAEKTMQATGEVGSQIAAIKQGVAQTREGMHQTAGLVDSATGKASLSGELLRTIVSLAEDSAGQIQSIAAAASQQAASTEHISSIIGRVDEISGTTSRHMQESLTSLATLSGEVDNLANLNSVFRLIGGGKVHELINSLVASPDILSGKPERQEQAMRSVIGRYRFVELLYMTDAKGVQPTANIPRPGSESRDDASARGRDWSSRPWFSGPMETGSLYVSSVYVSDATGAPCITVSSPFRNAQGDILGVVAADISI is encoded by the coding sequence ATGAAACGAGAAGAGTACCATGGCGCCAGCGTCATGTGCAAAGGTTTGGCGATAGCTCTGTTTATGGGATTGGGGCTGCCCCGTTCCGTTCAGGCTGCCGTGGGGGGCGTGGAAACTGCAACTCTGACAACAGGGGTGGTGGCCGTTGTTTGCTGCGTGTTGGCGCTGGCTGGCTGGCTGAAATACGTGGGGGCTTCGCGCAGAGAGGCGCGTCTGCTGGCCTGCATTGACCGTATGGCCGAGGGGCGTATTGCGGCCGGAAGTGCAAGCGTGATTGGCGCGGACGATGTGTCCGGATTGAAAAAAGAACAGATTCTATTGGTGGAACGGCTGGTTTCAGCTGTGTCCGCCCTGCGAGAAGAGGGGGGGCGGTCTGCGCGTGAGGCGGGCGAGCTGCGTGCACTGTCGGAAAAATACCGCAAGGGCATTGCAGAGACGCGTGAACTTGCCGAGCTTGCCCGCTGCAAGGGGCTGCTCAATTCATCCGAAACTCTGGACGGTTCCATCTCCGGCATCCGTGCCGCACGCGCCGAACTGCAAAAGGCAGCCCGCAGTGCCAATGAAGGCTCCGCCCGACAGCAGGAAATGGCAGGCGAGGCAACCGTTGCCATGGAGCAGATGAATGCGGCCGTGCAGCAGGTGGCGGAAGCTTCCGAGGCGGCTGCCTCGCACAGCGACACCACGCGGGCGAGGGCGCAGGAGGGAGCCGTGTCGGTGGAGCAGACCGTACAGGCCATCACCGACGTGCATGCGCAGACGCAGGCGCTGGAAAGCGTTGTGAACGGTCTTGGTGCCAAGGCGGATGCGGTTGACGAGGTCATGGAGATTATTTCCAGCATTGCGGACCAGACCAACCTTCTGGCACTGAATGCCGCCATCGAGGCTGCGCGGGCGGGGGATGCCGGACGCGGCTTTGCCGTTGTGGCCGACGAGGTGCGCAAGCTTGCGGAAAAGACCATGCAGGCCACCGGCGAAGTGGGCAGCCAGATTGCGGCCATAAAGCAGGGCGTTGCGCAGACGCGTGAAGGCATGCACCAGACTGCCGGACTTGTGGATTCCGCCACAGGCAAGGCTTCACTTTCCGGCGAGCTGCTGCGTACAATCGTTTCCCTTGCCGAAGACAGCGCAGGGCAGATTCAGTCCATAGCTGCGGCCGCAAGCCAGCAGGCAGCAAGCACGGAGCACATCAGCTCCATCATCGGGCGGGTGGATGAAATATCCGGCACCACAAGCAGGCATATGCAGGAATCGCTGACTTCGCTTGCCACGCTTTCCGGCGAGGTGGACAATCTTGCAAACCTGAACAGCGTGTTCAGGCTCATCGGCGGCGGCAAGGTGCATGAGCTGATCAATTCGCTGGTGGCATCACCCGATATTCTTTCCGGCAAGCCCGAGCGGCAGGAGCAGGCCATGCGCTCCGTCATCGGCAGGTACCGCTTCGTGGAACTGCTCTACATGACCGATGCGAAAGGCGTGCAGCCCACTGCCAACATTCCCCGGCCCGGAAGCGAGAGCAGGGACGATGCTTCGGCACGCGGCAGAGACTGGTCGTCGCGACCGTGGTTCAGCGGCCCCATGGAGACGGGCAGCCTGTACGTTTCCAGCGTGTATGTATCTGACGCCACAGGCGCGCCGTGCATCACGGTTTCCAGCCCGTTCAGGAACGCACAGGGCGATATCCTGGGCGTAGTTGCCGCGGATATTTCTATTTAG
- a CDS encoding methyl-accepting chemotaxis protein → MQFLLRSLGMKVLFLVTVASVLSFSGLFLANSYNQKETAFYLIHDAAASISDMLLSAIEDPMSVGDDAGTRAKFAHIREEYEHIDVFLTDFNGVVSYGTRESSERKELVREVKSPVLAAMVQEALDKPVKRFETLTLEDKPYFAATYTIENAESCHHCHGASRKILGSMVMLKDISGEMGMLHKAQYVGAGLSFAGMAGLIAVLLLFMKFGIVNRIRCITGISHEIEKGNYSINFNDSGTDELGRLCGNLAKMVATIRDQLQYNQSVLNGIIVPLVVVNKEQGIEYANSPIKAILGSNGSTSKDHRLDKLLQGGGHDEDIAGKVLATGRSTSGRMHYRRSDGVHFPLQYEFSPLKDASGAVTGAIGVMIDLTQEEQDKARIEANRKSLLAVAEEVTAISMNLASAAQQLSAQMSEVTGKFEETAGQTSQVATAMEEMNVSVLEVSQSATTTAQLAEKANDEATQGGREMDSTVQETQNMSTRAAELAGSLDELATSAQNIGNVIGVINDIADQTNLLALNAAIEAARAGEAGRGFAVVADEVRKLAEKTMTATREVEQAIVHIQESTRNAVAGMHETQQRSVRTAEKAGDTGEIFTKIMQRSEQMADMVRSIATASEQQSATSEEINRSINSINHLSQTIAGRIQEANEAIREVAGMAHKLSAMVERFKE, encoded by the coding sequence ATGCAGTTTTTGCTTCGTTCTTTGGGAATGAAGGTTCTCTTCCTTGTCACTGTGGCTTCAGTTCTTTCCTTCTCCGGCCTGTTTCTCGCGAATTCCTATAATCAGAAGGAAACGGCCTTTTATCTCATCCACGACGCGGCGGCATCTATTTCAGACATGCTGCTGAGCGCCATCGAAGATCCCATGTCCGTGGGTGACGATGCAGGCACCCGAGCCAAGTTTGCCCATATCCGGGAGGAATACGAGCATATCGACGTGTTTCTGACCGACTTCAACGGCGTGGTGAGCTACGGCACGCGGGAATCCAGCGAGCGCAAGGAGCTTGTCCGCGAGGTCAAGAGCCCGGTGCTTGCGGCCATGGTGCAGGAGGCGCTGGACAAGCCCGTGAAGCGGTTTGAGACCCTCACCCTTGAAGACAAACCGTATTTTGCCGCCACCTACACCATCGAGAATGCGGAAAGCTGCCACCACTGCCACGGGGCAAGCCGCAAGATTCTCGGTTCCATGGTCATGCTCAAGGACATCTCCGGTGAAATGGGCATGCTGCACAAGGCGCAGTATGTGGGGGCCGGTCTTTCCTTTGCGGGTATGGCGGGCCTTATTGCGGTTCTGCTGCTCTTCATGAAGTTCGGCATCGTGAACCGTATCCGCTGCATTACCGGCATCAGCCACGAGATCGAGAAGGGAAATTACTCCATCAATTTCAACGATTCCGGTACCGACGAACTGGGCAGACTGTGCGGCAACCTTGCCAAGATGGTGGCGACCATCCGCGATCAGCTGCAATATAACCAGTCGGTGCTGAACGGTATTATCGTCCCCCTTGTGGTGGTGAACAAGGAGCAGGGCATAGAGTATGCGAACTCTCCCATCAAGGCCATTCTCGGCTCAAACGGTTCCACAAGCAAAGATCATCGTCTGGACAAACTGCTGCAGGGCGGCGGCCATGACGAGGATATTGCCGGCAAGGTGCTGGCAACCGGGCGCAGTACCAGCGGCCGCATGCATTATCGCCGCAGCGACGGTGTGCACTTCCCCCTTCAGTACGAGTTTTCTCCTCTCAAGGATGCCAGTGGCGCGGTAACCGGAGCCATTGGCGTCATGATCGACCTGACGCAGGAAGAGCAGGACAAGGCCCGCATAGAAGCGAACCGCAAGAGCCTGCTGGCCGTTGCGGAGGAGGTGACTGCCATTTCCATGAACCTTGCGTCTGCGGCCCAGCAGCTCTCCGCCCAGATGAGTGAGGTGACCGGCAAGTTCGAGGAAACGGCAGGGCAGACCAGTCAGGTGGCCACCGCTATGGAAGAGATGAATGTCTCTGTGCTGGAGGTAAGCCAGAGCGCCACCACCACGGCCCAGCTTGCGGAAAAGGCCAATGACGAAGCCACGCAGGGCGGCCGGGAAATGGATTCCACCGTGCAGGAAACGCAGAATATGTCCACCCGCGCAGCAGAGCTTGCGGGCAGTCTGGATGAGCTTGCCACGAGCGCGCAGAATATCGGCAACGTCATCGGCGTTATCAACGATATTGCGGACCAGACCAACCTGCTGGCGCTGAACGCCGCCATTGAGGCCGCGCGGGCCGGAGAGGCCGGTCGCGGGTTCGCCGTGGTGGCGGACGAGGTGCGCAAGCTCGCGGAAAAGACCATGACCGCAACGCGCGAGGTTGAGCAGGCCATCGTGCATATTCAGGAAAGCACCCGCAATGCAGTTGCGGGCATGCATGAAACCCAGCAGCGCAGCGTGCGCACTGCGGAAAAGGCCGGAGATACCGGCGAGATATTCACCAAAATCATGCAGCGTTCCGAGCAGATGGCGGATATGGTGCGCTCCATTGCCACCGCTTCCGAGCAGCAGTCCGCCACGAGCGAAGAGATCAACAGAAGCATCAACTCCATAAACCATCTGTCGCAGACCATTGCAGGGCGCATACAGGAGGCTAACGAGGCCATTCGCGAGGTGGCGGGCATGGCGCACAAGCTGAGTGCCATGGTGGAACGCTTCAAGGAATAA
- the rd gene encoding rubredoxin — translation MQKYVCTICGYEYDPAEGDPDNGVAAGTKFDDIPSDWVCPVCGAPKSEFEPA, via the coding sequence ATGCAGAAGTACGTTTGCACCATCTGTGGCTATGAATACGATCCCGCCGAAGGCGATCCCGATAACGGCGTAGCAGCCGGTACCAAGTTCGATGATATTCCCTCTGACTGGGTGTGCCCCGTGTGCGGCGCTCCCAAGAGCGAATTCGAACCTGCCTAG
- a CDS encoding hydantoinase/oxoprolinase N-terminal domain-containing protein encodes MSEQQQYIIGVDAGGTYTDAVIMDAATGQVVASAKRPTTHYNLSEGICAVLGAVMTESQVPPQAVSVTSVSTTLATNALVEGKGAEVGLFIIGFNQRLEVPAVAARFIPGGHTIKGEEVEPLGVNFVLDALQELHGQVDAWAVCGSMAFMNPAHELVTAKAIQIAGKVPVFCSHEASMRAGMKERATTACLNAQLLPVMSDFLDGIERALKSLNITGTVYVVRGDARAMPMAEALRQAASTVASGPAATALFGSHQSQMQGADIQDALILDVGGTTTDITLIRSGKPVIDAAGMTIGKWETHVEAVEMFTVGVGGDSFVRPAKDGTFTLGPSRVLPLCMARNLPAPEKWLGHDLNARCILPAPALTQDDIASDDILRHLAEHGPATPEQLMRSLKLAEITVEQRLVKLARKQKVTETGFTPTDALHVLNLLHLGDAEAATAAAALLGAPRKQDAHAFAQSVLADAERIIEETVLRHVTRREVGGGLAAFLANRDRQSLITVDVSLNVPMIGIGAAARLLLPGVARRLRTTITFPERHEVGNALGAALMARPLLRDKGNNA; translated from the coding sequence ATGAGTGAACAGCAGCAGTACATAATCGGCGTGGACGCCGGAGGCACCTATACCGACGCCGTGATCATGGATGCGGCCACCGGACAGGTTGTCGCGTCCGCCAAGCGGCCCACCACCCATTACAATCTCAGCGAAGGCATTTGCGCCGTTCTTGGCGCTGTCATGACCGAATCGCAGGTACCCCCGCAGGCCGTGAGTGTGACCAGTGTTTCCACAACCCTGGCGACCAACGCCCTTGTGGAAGGCAAAGGGGCGGAAGTGGGCCTGTTCATCATCGGTTTCAATCAGCGGCTGGAAGTTCCCGCCGTTGCAGCCCGCTTCATTCCCGGCGGCCACACCATCAAGGGGGAAGAGGTCGAACCGCTTGGCGTCAATTTTGTGCTGGATGCGCTGCAGGAACTGCACGGACAGGTCGACGCATGGGCCGTATGCGGCTCCATGGCCTTCATGAACCCCGCGCATGAGCTGGTCACGGCCAAGGCTATTCAGATTGCGGGCAAAGTGCCGGTATTCTGCTCCCACGAGGCAAGCATGCGGGCAGGCATGAAGGAACGTGCCACCACGGCCTGTCTGAACGCCCAGCTCTTGCCGGTCATGAGTGATTTTCTGGACGGCATAGAACGGGCGCTGAAGAGCCTGAACATCACCGGCACCGTCTATGTGGTACGCGGCGATGCCCGCGCCATGCCCATGGCCGAGGCGCTCCGGCAGGCGGCTTCCACCGTTGCCAGCGGCCCCGCTGCAACCGCCCTGTTCGGCTCGCACCAGTCACAGATGCAGGGAGCCGACATACAGGATGCCCTTATTCTGGACGTGGGCGGCACCACCACCGACATAACGCTCATACGCTCCGGCAAACCCGTCATCGATGCCGCAGGTATGACCATAGGCAAATGGGAAACCCACGTGGAAGCCGTGGAGATGTTCACGGTGGGCGTGGGTGGCGACAGTTTTGTCCGCCCCGCCAAGGATGGCACCTTCACCCTCGGCCCGTCGCGCGTGCTGCCCCTGTGCATGGCGCGCAACCTGCCCGCGCCGGAAAAATGGCTCGGCCACGACCTGAACGCCCGCTGCATTCTGCCCGCCCCCGCGCTGACGCAGGACGACATAGCCTCTGACGACATTCTGCGACACCTTGCGGAGCATGGCCCGGCCACGCCCGAACAGCTCATGCGCAGCCTGAAGCTGGCGGAAATCACCGTTGAGCAACGGCTTGTCAAACTGGCGAGAAAGCAGAAGGTAACGGAAACCGGCTTCACCCCCACAGACGCCCTGCACGTGCTGAACCTGCTGCACCTTGGCGATGCAGAGGCCGCAACAGCGGCGGCCGCACTGCTCGGTGCTCCCCGAAAACAGGATGCGCACGCCTTTGCGCAAAGCGTTCTGGCCGATGCAGAACGCATTATCGAAGAAACCGTTCTGCGCCATGTAACCCGCCGCGAAGTGGGCGGCGGCCTTGCGGCCTTTCTTGCCAACAGGGACAGACAATCACTCATTACCGTAGACGTATCTCTGAATGTGCCTATGATAGGCATCGGCGCAGCTGCGCGCCTGCTCTTGCCCGGCGTGGCCAGACGGCTGCGCACCACCATCACCTTCCCCGAGCGGCATGAGGTGGGCAACGCTCTGGGAGCGGCGCTCATGGCCCGTCCGCTGCTTCGGGACAAAGGAAACAACGCATGA
- the ruvX gene encoding Holliday junction resolvase RuvX: MKCIAIDYGTKRTGLAATDTGGRMAFPRRTLVMTTKDRFFAELLAFIEEESPAAIVVGLPTLLDGTETLITRQVRNFVERLKRRCDLPVYYMTEVLSSHEAEGDLREAGLNEREIKKVVDQQAAVRILETFLNQPEHQRCMADGNA, from the coding sequence ATGAAGTGTATCGCCATTGACTACGGGACCAAGCGAACCGGCCTTGCCGCAACGGACACGGGCGGCCGCATGGCTTTTCCCCGTCGTACGCTGGTCATGACGACCAAGGACCGCTTTTTTGCGGAACTTCTCGCCTTCATTGAGGAGGAGAGCCCTGCTGCCATTGTGGTGGGGTTGCCAACTTTGCTGGACGGCACGGAAACACTGATCACCCGTCAGGTGCGTAATTTCGTGGAGCGTCTGAAGCGTCGGTGCGATTTGCCGGTCTACTACATGACCGAAGTACTGAGCTCGCACGAGGCCGAGGGAGACCTGCGCGAAGCAGGGCTGAACGAGCGCGAGATAAAGAAGGTTGTGGACCAGCAGGCAGCCGTGCGCATTCTTGAAACCTTTCTCAACCAGCCTGAGCACCAGCGCTGCATGGCAGATGGCAACGCATGA
- a CDS encoding THxN family PEP-CTERM protein translates to MEEYNIEWKVVMMKHTLRLTLSVLLVALLAIPASAAVVNTWSYTYDAGFVELNIPSGDFGLATYGANSITIEDGTAVDSYTQAWWGSSNPYQLATPRSGIVLGSPVSGQIDTNSAAGAAAMTMTHYNRPIYGSSLTSGTVLAALELTALDPVNALTKVLATTLSFNFYETSNTGNLQSDVFILQNPEVGSGIFEYDGETYTLDFTGSFQRISDAYVSLLNLNPDVEYYGWTTSESAVTAINTSFTITHVPTPTPEPATFVLLALGLGMIGLHTYRRQRNAA, encoded by the coding sequence GTGGAAGAATACAATATAGAATGGAAGGTCGTCATGATGAAACATACTCTTCGTCTTACCTTAAGCGTACTGCTGGTCGCACTCCTCGCGATTCCTGCTTCGGCGGCTGTCGTGAACACGTGGAGTTACACGTATGATGCAGGTTTTGTTGAGCTGAACATTCCGAGTGGCGATTTCGGGCTTGCCACGTACGGGGCAAACTCCATAACGATTGAAGATGGTACCGCAGTGGACTCCTATACGCAGGCCTGGTGGGGGTCCAGTAATCCTTATCAGTTGGCCACTCCCCGAAGCGGTATTGTTCTCGGTTCTCCTGTAAGCGGCCAGATTGATACCAATTCAGCTGCCGGAGCGGCTGCTATGACAATGACCCATTACAATCGTCCCATATATGGCAGCTCTCTGACGTCCGGTACCGTGCTTGCGGCCCTTGAGCTCACTGCTCTTGACCCGGTCAACGCGCTTACCAAAGTGCTTGCAACCACGCTGAGCTTTAATTTTTATGAAACATCGAATACCGGCAATCTTCAGTCGGACGTATTCATATTGCAGAATCCTGAAGTGGGCTCCGGGATATTTGAATACGATGGGGAAACCTATACTCTTGATTTCACCGGCAGCTTTCAGCGTATCTCGGATGCCTATGTCTCGCTGCTGAATCTGAATCCTGATGTCGAGTATTACGGGTGGACAACCAGTGAGTCAGCTGTAACCGCCATTAATACCAGCTTCACCATTACCCATGTGCCTACCCCCACGCCTGAGCCTGCCACATTTGTTCTGCTGGCGCTCGGATTGGGCATGATTGGTCTGCATACGTACAGAAGGCAAAGAAACGCAGCCTGA
- the mltG gene encoding endolytic transglycosylase MltG, with product MKKALTVSMGTIAALILFASLFAWQQARSFLDTAPEEVGQEVHIRIRPGMSFDKVAAALHEKHVITSVSKFRLLARYRKLTGSIQAGEFIVNTGWTPDQVLDMLVKGMPVQYRLQFPEGLAWWDVAKAVEAQEFARAGDFRQVIHDPAFLKENNIPFDNAEGFLFPETYLMDKPEIMTPRTAWDTASRLVKTFWAKTSPLWPAGPPPAEELRRILTIASLVEKETSVPEERALVAGVYVNRIRRNMLLQADPTIIYGIGPAFNGNITRADLRNATNPYNTYSHPGLPPTPICSPGLESIRAALSPQQHAYLYFVARGDGSHQFSKTLQEHNAAVAKYQLRRGRR from the coding sequence ATGAAAAAAGCGCTGACTGTCAGCATGGGCACCATTGCGGCCCTTATTCTGTTTGCCAGCCTGTTTGCGTGGCAGCAGGCCAGATCTTTTCTGGATACGGCTCCCGAGGAAGTGGGACAGGAAGTGCACATCCGCATCCGTCCCGGCATGAGCTTTGACAAAGTGGCGGCTGCGCTGCACGAGAAGCATGTCATCACCAGCGTGAGTAAGTTCCGGTTGCTGGCGCGTTACCGCAAGCTTACCGGTTCTATTCAGGCGGGTGAGTTCATCGTCAATACAGGCTGGACGCCGGATCAGGTGCTGGACATGCTCGTGAAGGGCATGCCTGTGCAGTATCGTCTGCAATTTCCTGAAGGCCTTGCGTGGTGGGATGTGGCCAAAGCCGTGGAGGCACAGGAATTTGCCCGTGCCGGTGACTTCCGGCAGGTCATTCATGATCCGGCCTTTCTGAAGGAAAACAATATCCCCTTCGATAATGCGGAAGGCTTTTTATTTCCTGAAACCTATCTCATGGACAAGCCGGAGATCATGACCCCCCGCACCGCGTGGGACACCGCCTCCCGACTTGTGAAAACCTTCTGGGCCAAGACATCTCCCCTGTGGCCCGCCGGTCCGCCCCCTGCCGAGGAGCTGCGGCGTATTCTCACCATTGCCAGCCTGGTGGAAAAAGAGACCTCTGTGCCTGAAGAACGGGCACTGGTGGCGGGTGTGTATGTGAACCGCATTCGGCGCAATATGCTGCTGCAGGCAGACCCCACCATCATCTATGGCATAGGTCCCGCCTTCAACGGCAACATCACGCGTGCCGATCTGCGTAACGCGACCAATCCCTACAATACCTATTCTCATCCCGGGCTGCCGCCCACACCCATATGTTCGCCGGGACTGGAATCCATCCGCGCGGCACTATCTCCCCAGCAACATGCATATCTGTATTTTGTGGCCAGGGGCGACGGCAGCCATCAGTTCAGCAAGACACTGCAGGAACATAATGCGGCTGTGGCCAAATACCAGTTGAGGCGTGGCCGCAGATAG